In the Pseudomonas leptonychotis genome, one interval contains:
- a CDS encoding DUF5801 repeats-in-toxin domain-containing protein, whose translation FSFEDDGPRAQLSEQSEGLGRVFVDESLASLGGAYADGVASAVLSAAVVQAQFNSVFGADGAAAGDAGTVYSLAL comes from the coding sequence CCTTTAGCTTTGAAGATGACGGCCCTCGTGCACAGCTCAGTGAGCAGTCCGAAGGGCTGGGTCGTGTATTTGTCGATGAAAGCCTGGCGAGCCTGGGCGGCGCCTATGCCGATGGTGTTGCCTCGGCGGTGCTGAGCGCTGCGGTGGTGCAAGCGCAGTTTAATAGCGTGTTTGGTGCAGACGGTGCAGCAGCCGGTGATGCCGGCACGGTGTACAGCTTGGCGCTTA